Proteins encoded by one window of Puntigrus tetrazona isolate hp1 chromosome 17, ASM1883169v1, whole genome shotgun sequence:
- the jdp2a gene encoding LOW QUALITY PROTEIN: jun dimerization protein 2 (The sequence of the model RefSeq protein was modified relative to this genomic sequence to represent the inferred CDS: deleted 2 bases in 1 codon) — protein MCVFPAVHFSSSLLTSDFRIPRSSRSGISSRPELMQRFPLFKIYSRPPADVTKGLHSLTSRPKSAVVTGVCDAMPGQIPDPSVTAGSLASLGPLAGISATSLTEHLKYADLCNLGTMLSPLHLLGKLGKRALPIKAEKDEEEERRKRRREKNKVAAARCRNKKKERTEYLQRESERLEMMNSELKAQIEELKHERQQLILMLNRHRPTCIVSTDSIKTPEKEANPLLEQVEAK, from the exons ATGTGTGTTTTCCCTGCAGTTCATTTCTCATCCTCCCTGCTGACGTCTGACTTCCGCATTCCTCGCTCTTCCCGATCAGGGATCAGC TCCAGACCCGAGCTGATGCAACGATTCCCGCTCTTCAAGATCTACTCGCGACCTCCGGCTGACGTCACAAAGGGACTCCACTCGCTCACCTCGAGACCAAAGTCAG CTGTGGTCACGGGCGTTTGTGACGCGATGCCGGGACAGATACCGGACCCCTCGGTGACCGCCGGCTCCCTGGCCAGTCTGGGGCCTCTAGCGGGCATCTCCGCCACCTCGCTGACCGAACACCTGAAATACGCCGACCTCTGCAACCTCGGGACCATGCTGTCCCCTCTACACCTCCTGGGGAAGCTGGGCAAGCGCGCGCTCCCTATTAAAGCCGAG aaagatgaagaggaagagcGGAGGAAAAGAAGGCGAGAGAAAAACAAAGTGGCGGCAGCGAGATGtcgaaacaaaaagaaagaaaggacagAGTATCTACAAAGG GAATCCGAGCGTCTGGAGATGATGAACTCCGAGCTGAAAGCACAGATCGAGGAGCTGAAGCACGAACGGCAGCAGCTCATACTGATGCTCAACCGTCACCGGCCCACCTGCATCGTGAGCACAGACAGCATTAAGACGCCCGAGAAGGAGGCCAACCCTCTCCTGGAGCAGGTGGAGGCCAAATGA